A window of the Dissulfurirhabdus thermomarina genome harbors these coding sequences:
- a CDS encoding HD domain-containing phosphohydrolase, whose protein sequence is MTDQVMETPPRGGAAAPGGNVQTVLLVDDEENILKALNRLLRREGYRVLATTSPMEAMDLVLEHPVAVVISDQRMPEVSGTELLAAIKEAAPDVVRVMLTGYADMEAAMDAINKGEVFRFITKPWQESDLVATVRQAALQHFLVTENRRLLQVTEEQNQRLQELNARLEEKVLERTRELEDRHRELQELHARLQTNFRDTVRVFVEIMELYDPFLGGHANRVAALARRLAERMGIEGVDLDLVEIGAALHDIGLIGAPKEVVKVPADRLTPAQQEIYRGHPALGQRLLKKIEFLRQAALLVRSHHERFDGQGFPDGLPGVAIPVGAMITHAASYLDGLVHREGVAPAKALERMSGLAGTVFDPEVVRVLAELVPAQAPPRKVVALPLEELEPGMRLAADIKTASGRFLVPRGTRLNEVQIMRLRNFHQVDPIAGRVRVSLED, encoded by the coding sequence GTGACGGACCAGGTGATGGAGACCCCGCCGCGGGGCGGGGCGGCGGCTCCCGGCGGAAACGTCCAGACCGTCCTCCTCGTGGACGACGAGGAGAACATCCTCAAGGCCCTCAACCGGCTGCTCCGGCGGGAAGGCTACCGGGTGCTGGCCACCACGAGCCCCATGGAGGCCATGGACCTCGTCCTGGAACACCCGGTGGCCGTGGTGATCTCCGACCAGCGGATGCCCGAGGTGAGCGGGACGGAGCTCCTCGCCGCCATCAAGGAGGCCGCCCCGGACGTGGTGCGCGTGATGCTCACGGGCTACGCCGACATGGAGGCGGCCATGGACGCCATCAACAAGGGGGAGGTCTTCCGCTTCATCACCAAGCCCTGGCAGGAGTCGGACCTCGTGGCCACGGTGCGCCAGGCGGCCCTGCAGCACTTCCTGGTCACCGAGAACCGGCGCCTCCTCCAGGTGACCGAGGAGCAGAACCAGCGGCTCCAGGAACTCAACGCCCGGCTGGAGGAGAAGGTCCTCGAGCGGACCCGGGAGCTGGAGGACCGCCACCGGGAGCTCCAGGAACTCCACGCCCGGCTCCAGACCAACTTTCGCGACACGGTCCGGGTCTTCGTGGAGATCATGGAGCTCTACGACCCCTTCCTCGGGGGGCACGCCAACCGGGTGGCCGCCCTCGCCCGCCGCCTGGCCGAGCGCATGGGGATCGAGGGCGTGGACCTCGACCTCGTGGAGATCGGGGCGGCCCTCCACGACATCGGGCTCATCGGGGCGCCCAAGGAGGTGGTCAAGGTGCCCGCCGACCGCCTGACCCCGGCCCAGCAGGAGATCTACCGCGGCCACCCGGCGCTCGGCCAGCGCCTGCTGAAGAAGATCGAGTTCCTCCGCCAGGCCGCCCTCCTCGTCCGGAGTCACCACGAGCGGTTCGACGGGCAGGGGTTCCCGGACGGGCTCCCGGGGGTGGCGATCCCCGTGGGCGCCATGATCACCCACGCGGCGAGCTACCTGGACGGCCTGGTCCACCGGGAGGGCGTGGCCCCGGCCAAGGCCCTGGAGCGGATGTCGGGCCTCGCCGGCACGGTGTTCGACCCGGAGGTGGTGCGGGTCCTGGCGGAGCTGGTCCCCGCCCAGGCGCCGCCCCGGAAGGTGGTGGCGCTTCCCCTCGAGGAACTCGAGCCCGGGATGCGCCTTGCCGCCGACATCAAGACGGCCTCGGGGCGGTTCCTCGTGCCCCGCGGCACGCGGCTCAACGAGGTCCAGATCATGCGGCTCCGGAACTTCCACCAGGTGGACCCCATCGCGGGCCGGGTCCGCGTGAGCCTGGAGGACTGA